One segment of Panicum virgatum strain AP13 chromosome 1K, P.virgatum_v5, whole genome shotgun sequence DNA contains the following:
- the LOC120667189 gene encoding squamosa promoter-binding-like protein 4, with the protein MEWTAPKPAASPSSPPLLWDWGNHAAAGSGCSGDAPARRGGKEREAKRTKGEEGGGAEVRCQVEGCGLELGTAKDYHRKHRVCEAHTKCPRVVVAGQERRFCQQCSRFHALSEFDQKKRSCRRRLSDHNARRRKPQPDAYAFASARLPSSLFDDRRQISFVWNRAPLSHVRPFTSPCDSSSDFKLSHAKEISELSTKVGTITGQVHFDKSHLSNAIPTLSHGKDELLPMKGPDTSITASKFDGAPDLQRALSLLSAGSCGFPDPVPQASCLIQFTGASENSGDLHLSHGGNSGPASCADEQHVAPQPQLVRFTMDTSSNVYEPTFFGVNQIN; encoded by the exons ATGGAGTGGACGGCCCCGAAGCCCGCCGCTTCGCCCTCctcgcctcccctgctctgggACTGGGGCAaccacgccgccgcgggctcggGCTGCTCCGGCGACGCgccagcgcggcgcggcgggaagGAGCGGGAGGCGAAGCGTACCAAGGGCGAGGAAGGCGGGGGAGCGGAAGTTAGGTGCCAGGTCGAGGGGTGCGGGCTGGAGCTCGGCACGGCCAAGGACTACCACCGGAAGCACCGCGTCTGCGAGGCCCACACCAAGTGCCcccgcgtcgtcgtcgccggccaggAGCGCCGCTTCTGCCAGCAGTGCAGCAG GTTCCATGCTCTGTCCGAGTTTGATCAGAAGAAGAGGAGCTGCAGGAGGCGTCTGTCTGATCACAATGCCCGCCGGCGGAAGCCTCAGCCAGATGCATACGCCTTTGCCTCTGCGAGGCTGCCTTCATCATTGTTTG ATGATAGGCGGCAAATAAGTTTTGTCTGGAATAGAGCTCCTCTTAGCCATGTAAGACCTTTCACTTCTCCATGTGACAGCTCATCTGACTTCAAGCTCTCACATGCCAAAGAAATAAGTGAGCTATCAACAAAAGTTGGGACGATAACTGGACAAGTTCATTTTGATAAATCTCACCTGTCCAATGCCATTCCAACACTTAGCCATGGCAAAGATGAGCTGTTGCCAATGAAAG GTCCGGACACATCAATAACTGCTTCAAAATTCGATGGAGCACCGGATCTTCAGCGTGCTCTCTCTCTTCTGTCAGCTGGCTCTTGTGGATTCCCCGATCCTGTACCGCAAGCATCTTGCCTTATCCAGTTCACTGGTGCCAGTGAGAACAGCGGTGACCTTCACTTATCGCATGGAGGGAACTCTGGTCCAGCTTCATGTGCCGATGAACAGCATGTAGCACCTCAGCCTCAGCTGGTTCGTTTTACCATGGATACCAGTAGCAATGTCTATGAGCCCACTTTCTTCGGTGTAAACCAGATAAATTAA
- the LOC120667272 gene encoding serine/threonine-protein kinase STY13-like, whose protein sequence is MAEGARFHGMIGGGRGGKGMQDNEINGFYNMPYYQKFGEGSHMSVDSADGFNLANCAGGSVAMSVDNSSVGSNESRTVILKHPGLRDAPTVSYSVGNSVFRPNRVAAHTLNEDALARVLMDPNHPTEILNNYEQWTIDLGRLDMGDPFAQGAFGKLYRGTYNGEDVAIKLLEKPENDPERAHLMEQQFVQEVMMLSRLSHPNIVRFIGACRKSIVWCIITEYAKGGSVRQFLARRQNKSVPLRLAVKQALDVARGMAYVHALGFIHRDLKSDNLLIAADKSIKIADFGVARIEVKTEGMTPETGTYRWMAPEMIQHRPYDHKVDVYSFGIVLWELITGMLPFTNMTAVQAAFAVVNKGARPVIPQDCLPSLTHIMTRCWDANPEVRPPFTEIVCMLESAEMEIVSNVRKARFRCCMSQPMTTD, encoded by the exons ATGGCTGAGGGGGCGAGGTTTCATGGTATGAttggcggcggcagaggaggcAAGGGGATGCAGGACAATGAGATCAATGGCTTCTACAACATGCCTTATTACCAAAAGTTTGGGGAGGGCTCCCACATGTCTGTGGACAGCGCCGACGGCTTCAACCTGGCCAACTGCGCTGGCGGTTCTGTCGCCATGTCTGTGGACAACAGCAGTGTGGGCTCGAATGAGTCCCGCACGGTCATACTGAAGCACCCAGGCCTCCGTGATGCCCCGACGGTGAGCTACTCAGTCGGCAATAGTGTCTTCCGCCCCAACCGCGTGGCTGCGCACACGCTGAATGAGGATGCGTTGGCTCGTGTCTTGATGGACCCGAATCATCCTACAGAGATACTCAACAACTATGAGCAGTGGACCATTGATCTGGGGAGGTTGGACATGGGGGATCCTTTTGCTCAAGGAGCCTTTGGGAAGCTGTACCGGGGAACGTACAATGGAGAAGATGTTGCCATTAAGCTGCTGGAGAAGCCTGAGAATGACCCGGAAAGAGCCCATTTGATGgagcagcaatttgtgcaagaAGTTATGATGTTGTCAAGGCTGAGTCACCCAAATATTGTAAGGTTCATAGGAGCATGTAGGAAATCGATTGTGTGGTGCATTATTACAGAGTATGCCAAGGGCGGCTCAGTCCGGCAGTTCCTGGCGAGAAGGCAGAACAAGTCAGTGCCTTTGAGGTTGGCTGTGAAACAGGCGCTGGATGTAGCTCGGGGAATGGCTTATGTTCATGCATTGGGATTTATTCACAGAGACCTAAAGTCAGATAACCTTCTGATTGCAGCAGACAAATCCATTAAGATTGCCGACTTTGGAGTTGCTCGTATTGAGGTGAAAACTGAAGGGATGACACCAGAGACAGGAACCTACCGCTGGATGGCACC ggAAATGATCCAGCACAGGCCCTATGATCATAAAGTTGATGTCTATAgctttgggatcgttttgtggGAACTTATAACCGGCATGCTTCCCTTCACAAACATGACAGCTGTTCAGGCAGCTTTCGCTGTTGTAAATAAGGGTGCTCGTCCAGTAATCCCTCAAGACTGCCTGCCTTCTCTAACCCACATTATGACTCGCTGCTGGGATGCGAACCCTGAAGTTCGCCCACCATTTACTGAGATCGTCTGCATGCTTGAGAGTGCTGAGATGGAGATTGTGAGCAATGTGCGTAAAGCACGCTTCCGCTGCTGTATGTCTCAACCCATGACCACCGACTGA